The sequence ATGGAAATAGACAATTTTGGTGTAAAGGATATTATGTAGATACAGTAGGCAGAAATAAAAAGGCAATAGAACAGTATATAAGAAATCAACTTCAAGAAGATATTGCACATGACCAAATAAGTTTAAAAGAGTATATGGACCCGTTTACGGGTGAGCCAGTAAACAAAGGCAAAAGATAAACCCCTTTAGGGGTAGCTTGAAAAAATATGCGGTTGGCAGACTTTTCAGTGTGTCTTGAGACACAGCCAGTAACATGCCCTTATAGGGCTAGAGCAAACCACCCGTTTTACGGGTGGTTATGATTAATAAATATTTATGTGTATATATGTTTATGATACAATGAAAAGCAAAATAATTTATGCTATAATACCATATAGATTTTATAAAGTAGATTGAAAAGAAAGTTTTTATTCCAAGGAGGAAATTAAATACATGTCACTAGAGAAGCAAAAAAAAATTAGAAATTTTTGTATTATAGCGCATATTGATCATGGAAAATCTACTCTTGCAGATCGACTTATTGAGAGTACAGGATTATTTTCTAAAAGAGAGATGGAAGAGCAAATTTTAGATAATATGGATTTAGAGAAAGAACGTGGGATTACTATCAAATTACAGACTATAAGATTAATTTAT is a genomic window of Garciella nitratireducens DSM 15102 containing:
- a CDS encoding transposase, which translates into the protein GNRQFWCKGYYVDTVGRNKKAIEQYIRNQLQEDIAHDQISLKEYMDPFTGEPVNKGKR